In Pyrus communis chromosome 15, drPyrComm1.1, whole genome shotgun sequence, the genomic stretch CGATATAGAGCAATTACTAGCGCCTACTATAGAGGCGCCCTTGGAGCTTTACTTGTCTATGATGTAACCAAACCAACAACATTTGAGAACGTAAGCAGGTGGCTGAAGGAATTGAGAGACCATGCTGACGCAAACATTGTGATCATGATGATCGGGAACAAGACTGATCTGAAGCATCTACGTGCAGTTGCCACTGAAGATGCCCAGGGTTATGCCGAAAGGGAAGGCCTTTCATTCATTGAAACGTCTGCTCTTGAAGCAATCAACGTGGAGAAGGCTTTCCAGACAATTCTGGCAGAGATATACCGGATTATTAGTAAGAAGTCTCTCTCATCAGGTGACCCAACACCTGCAAGCGTCAAAGAAGGGAAGACTATTGCAGTCACAGGAGGATCAGAGGTCAATACAAAGAAGACTTGCTGTTCTTCAACCTGAGGTTGATCAAAATGAGTTTGTCTTTTCATATTCCTTTCTGTCGTGGGTTATTATTTTcaacttatttttgtttattcctaTGTCGAACTATAATTTATTTGTTCGTTGCCCGGGTTTTTCCTGTAAGAGGCATATTTATTGTAGAAATACTTAACAGGTCACACCCAAAATTATCATTTTCTACCTATTTACAGGAAGCTTGCATTCGATATTTCGAACTATTGCTATTAGAAACCGTAGCAAGACGTTCTTTGAGGGAGTCATGGAGTATAGGCAAGGCTATGTCCATACTCTAGCTCCGTAGTCATGACAATGATTTTTTGGGTGTGTACATTGAAACGAAAAATAGTTTGCAGTATTCGACCTTTTTTAAGAATTGGGTGTGTACTCTAGCTCCGTAGTCATGACAATGATTTTTTGGGTGTGTACATTGAAACGAAAAATAGTTTGCACAGGCTTATGGCTCAAGTAGTTCTTGTATTCAATCATTTTCCCCAAATGTTTTGCTTTTAGAAGAAAAGTAAAATGGTACAACaaattattgaattgatctGAGAT encodes the following:
- the LOC137717572 gene encoding ras-related protein RABA2a-like encodes the protein MARRPDDEYDYLFKVVLIGDSGVGKSNLLSRFTRNEFCLESKSTIGVEFATRTLQVEGRTVKAQIWDTAGQERYRAITSAYYRGALGALLVYDVTKPTTFENVSRWLKELRDHADANIVIMMIGNKTDLKHLRAVATEDAQGYAEREGLSFIETSALEAINVEKAFQTILAEIYRIISKKSLSSGDPTPASVKEGKTIAVTGGSEVNTKKTCCSST